The Amycolatopsis jiangsuensis nucleotide sequence GCCATCAAACTGGCCAAGGACAAGGGCTTCCGGGTGATGACGAACACCACGTTCTTCACCGGGGACACCCCGCAGGACGTGATCGACGTGCTCGACTACCTCAACGACCTGGGTGTCGACAACATGCAGATCTCGCCCGGCTACGCGTATGAGAAGGCCCCGGACCAGGACCACTGGCTGGGTGTGCACCAGACCCGGGAACTGTTCTCGAAGGCCTTCGGCGGCGGCAACCGCAAGCGCTGGCGGCTCAACCACTCGCCGGTCTTCCTCGACTTCATCGAGGGCAAACGCGATCTGGAGTGCACGCCGTGGGGCATCCCGTCCTACTCGCTGCTCGGCTGGCAGCGCCCGTGCTACCTGCTCGACGACGGCTACGCCGAGACCTACCGGGAGCTCATCGAAACGACCGACTGGGACGCCTTCGGCCGCGGCAAGGACCCGCGATGCGACAACTGCATGGCGCACTGCGGTTACGAACCGACCGCGGTGATCGCGACGCTCGGCTCGCTCAAGGAAACCGTCCGGGCGGCGGTGGGCCACTGAACCTCCGGTGAGCGGCCGCGAAACCGCGGCCGCTCACCGCACGCGCAGCAGGACGTCGTGCAGTGCGGCACCGACGACCGCGGCACCGGCGCGGGTCATGATCGTGGCCGCGTGGTCGGCGCCGGCGATCCGCCGTGGACGGCCCAGCGCGGGCACCTCGGCGCGGAACCCCTCCAGCGCACCGGCGGAGTACGCCGGCGGCGTGCTCTTGCCCGCGCCCCATTCGGCGCACACGAACTCGGTCGGCGTCGCGAGCTCACGCCAGCGGTGCTCGCCGAAGAACACGTCCGTCGCGTCGGCCAGCACCGCTTCCCGGCTCAGCAGCACCCGGCCGTCCTCGAGATCGTGCTCCAGACAGTCGCGCAGCAGCGGATCGCGGGCGTCGAGCAGCGGATTGGCCCGGCAGAAGTACGCGAGATAGTCCTCGACGCCGTCCCAGCGCCGGGCGACCCGCTCCAGCTGCGGGGCGAACGCGGCCGGCACCGCCTCCGGCGTCAGCCCCGCCGGCAGCGCCATCGGCAGCCCACCGTCGACGAGCACGAGCCCCCGCACCCGCTCCGGCCACCGGGTGGCCAGCTCCACCGCGACGAAACCGCCCATCGACATCCCGCACACCGCGACGACCTCGAGCTCCAGCGCGTCGAGTACCCGCACCAGGTCCTCGGCGTGCCGGCGGATCGACGAGGTCCCGGCGACCCGGTGACTGCCCGCCCGGCCCCGCAGATCGGGCATCACGAGCGCAAGCTCCGGTGCCTCCGCGCGCAGCCAGTTCCACAGCCGGCAGTTGCTCGACACCCCGTGCACGGCCAGCACCGGCGCGCCTCCGCCGCCGGTGACCTCCACGGCCAGCTCGCCGCCTTCGACCGGTACCCGCACAGTCCTGTTCTCCGCCATGGCATCCACGGTAGCGGGACGAGCACAGTGGACGGTCCGGGACCCGGCGGTCAGCCCCGGCCCGGTCCGTCCGCTGTGGACTGCCGCAGCGGAACCTTGGTGATCTTGCCGGTCGGCCCCTTCGGCAGTTCCGGCACGATCCGCACCCGGCGCGGGTACTTGTACGCCGCGATCCGCTCCTTCGCCCAGGCCACGATCTCGTCCGGTTCGGCGTGCCCGCCGGGTTTCAGCGATACCACGGCCACCACTTCCTCGCCGAGCCGTTCGTCCGGCTCGCCGAGCACCGCGGCCTCGGCGACGGCGGGATGGCGGTACAGCAGTTCCTCGACCTCGCGTGGGTACACGTTGAACCCGCCGCGGATCACCAGGTCCTTCTTGCGGTCGACTACGTACACGAAGCCGTCCTCGTCGGCGTAAGCGAGGTCTCCGGTGTGGAACCAGCCGCCGCGGAAGGCCTGCGCGGTCTCTTCCGGCCGCTTGTAGTAGCCCTTGGTGATGCTGTGCCCGCGCAACACGATTTCGCCGACGTGCTCCGGCCCCGGCGGCAGCGGGGTGCCCTCGTCGTCGACGATGCGCAGCTGCACACCCCAGATCGGCTTGCCGATGGAGAGGACCTTCCGGTTGTCCGCACCCGGGTTCACGGTGGCGGTCGAGGCGGATTCGGACAGCCCGTAGCCCTCGAGGACCGGAATGCCGTACTTCGCCTCGAACGCCCGCAGGACCTGTTCCGGGATCGGTGCCCCGCCGGAACTGCCGATCCGCAGGCTGCTCGTGTCGTATCCGGAGGAATCCGCGGCGGCCAGCGCGTGGTACATGGTGGGCACCCCGGCCATCACCGTGATCCGGTCCCGTTCGATCGCGGCCAGCACCGCCCCGGTCTCGAACCGGGGCAGGATCGACACCGTGCGGGCGTTGCGCGCCGAAGCGTTGAGGATGCTGGAGAGGCCGTAGACGTGGAAGAACGGCAGCACCGCGAGAACCACGTCGTCCGGCACGGTGCCGAAGGTCTCGCTGCCGATGGTGCACGTCATGTACAACGAGAAATGCGACAGTTCGGCGCCTTTCGGGCGCCCGGTGGTGCCGCTGGTGTAGAGCAGCACCGCGGTGTCGTCGGCGGCGCCCGGGTACAGCTCGCCGTCGTCGCCGGCAGCGAGCAGATCCGCGAACGCTGTAACGCTCTCCGGCCATTTCCCGGTGTCGAGATCCCCGACGACGACCGGCTCGACCGCGGGCACCTCGCGCAGCGCCCGGGCCGCCTCCTGCGCCACCGCGTCGGCGGCGATCAGCAGCCGGGCGTCGGAATCGGCCAGGTGGTAGGCGATCTCGCCGGCCTTGAGCAACGGGTTCAGCGGCACCATGACCAGCCCGGCCTTGAGGATCCCGAAGTAGGCCACGACGAACTCGGGCACGTTCGGCAGCAGCACGGCCACCTTGTCCCCGGGGGCGAGGCCCCGTGCGCGCAACGCCACCGCGACCGCTCCGGCGGCCCCGTCCACCTCGGCGAACGTCCGGGCACCCCCGGGAAAGCGCAGGAAGTCCTTGTCCGGCTGGGCGAGTGCGGACTCGCGCAGCATCGTGGCCAGGTTGAAACTCACCCGTACCTCCGAACGTCGTTCGTGCCCGGGCACAGCGGCGTGCCCGGTCGTGGCCAGCGTAACGAGCCCGGTCCGTACCCGGCCGACGTCCGGACACATGGTTCGGCGGTCGAACGGATCCGGGTTACGGTGGGACGGTGCCCGACTCCCCCGCTTCCGCCACGCCCGCCGGCCCCGCGCCGGAGGCCACGGCGCAGGCCGTGCGAGCGCTCGCCCGGGCTTCCCGGGTGCTCGAGCGTTCGTCCGCCGCGCTGAACCTCGCCCACTACCGCGTGCTCGCCGCGATCTCCTCCGGGGACGAGCGGGCCTCCCGCGTGGCGCGGCGGCTCGCGCTCGGCCGCCCGGCGATCAGCGCCGCGGTCGACTCGCTCGGCAAACGGGGCCTTGTCGTCCGCGGGGACGTCGACGGCGACCAGCGCGCCACCGCGCTTTCCCTGACCCCGCAAGGAGAAACGCTGCTCGCCGAGGCCGAGGCCGAGATGGCCGTGCGGGTCGCCGACCTGGTGTCGCGCACCCCGGACCCGGAGCAGATGCTGCTCGCGCTCCGCTGGCTCGGATCGGCGATCGACGAGGCCGTCGCCGAACGGCAGGACCGCCGGTGACCGAACCGCGCTGCCCGAGCCGGACCGACGGAGCCGGGCCGGGCTGACGGAGCCGGGCCGGCTGTGGCCAGGCTGACAAGGCCGGGCCAGGCTGACCGAACCGGACCGACAGAGCCGGACCGGGCTGACCGGGCCGGACTGACGGAGCCGGGCCGACCGAACCGGGCCGACTGGGAGAGAACCGCGTAACCCTTGGCCACACCGGCGACGCCACCACCTCGGGCTGCCGCTCGCACGGGTCGCGAGGTCCGTAAAGGCCTCCCCTCGTGAATCAGATTCTCTGCGGGAGTCTTCACGGGCAGCTCCGGGTAAGCACAACGCGCCCGCAAGCACGCGCGGGCCAGCGAGCACGCGCGGGCCAGCCGGCAACCACGCGCGCGCCGGCGAGCGTCTGCGACCCCCAGGGTGGTGTGACCCCGGAACCACAGCCCTCCGCCGTTGCCCGGTAACCACTCGAAAGTCGCTCTTTGCGACCTGTTGACCTTTCCCGGAATGTCCGCGTATGGTCTAGACCACAATTCCACCCCTTCGCTCGACCACCCTCCCCACCGGGTCGCCACGCAGTGCGGTCCGCGGGATGCGTTGTGCCCGCACGCGGGAGGCGAGCACTCCCGAAGGAGCTGCCATGAAAGCGAACCGGAAACTCGTCGCCGCGCTGACCGGGGCCGCACTCGCCCCCGCGCTGGTGCTGATCAGCCCGGCGGGCATCGCCAGTGCGCACGGCTACATCAACTCCCCGCCCAGCCGTCAGGCGCAGTGCGCGCAGGGCACCGTCGACTGCGGCCAGATCAAGTACGAACCGCAGAGTGTCGAAGGTCCCAAGGGCCTGCACGACTGCAGCGGCGGCAACGCCCAGTACGCCGAGCTGAACGACGACAGCAAGGGCTGGGAGGCCACCCCCACCGGCACCACGGCGTCGTTCACCTGGACGTTCACCGCCCGGCACGCGACCACGAACTACGAGTACTACATCGGCGACGAGAAGGTCGCCGACATCGACGGCGGTGGCCAGCAGCCGCCGGAAACCGTGACGCACGAGGTGGATCTGAGCGGGCACACCGGCCGCCAGACCGTGCTGGCCGTGTGGAACATCGCCGACACCTCGAACGCCTTCTACTCCTGCATCGACCTCCAGGTCGGCTGACCCCGCACCCGAAAGCTCGTGCCCGGTAGCGTGGCGGCGCTACCGGGCACGTTTGTGTCCACGCTTTCCCGACTTTCGTCGTCACCCAAGCGGGGCAAGGACTTCGCCGTCCGGGAAGACCACTCGTCCCGCAACCGGGGAACCCGAAGATCACTCAGTTGGTCTAGACCCTTGCCCGCCCATGCCGGTTTCCGGTGGTGCCCGACTGGCCGAACGGGCACCTCCGCGGTGCCTCGTTGACCGGCGGACGCGGTCCTGATTAGCGTGCCCGGCACCGGACAACGGCGCGTTCAGGAGGCGACTTTCCTTGATATCCCGGCGAACTTTCCTCGGTGCTTCCGCAGCGGCCGCGACTTTCCCTTGGTGGGGCACGAATCTCGCCTCGGCCGCCACACCGGACACGGTGCGGGTCGCCTTCGACGACCAGTCCGGCGCCGGCGAGACCTACGCCTACATCACCGGCACCACGCTGGACAACCGGCTGGTCATCCTCAAGGCCGACGGCACCCCGTACTACCCGCCCTCTCCGGGCGCCGCGCAGACGCCGCTGGAGGAGGATTGCGCGATCCCGCTGAAATCGCTGTCGCAGGTGAGCGTGCCTAAGATGGCCGGCGCCCGGATCTACTTCGCGCTGGACACGAAGCTCGACTTCTTCGTCAACCCCGGCCCTGCCATGGTGCATCCGAACTTCCTGGCGAGCGAGGACCCGAACTACGCACGCGACTGGTCGTTCGTCGAGTTCACCTTCAACGACGACGTGCTGTTCGCGAACATCAGCTACGTGGACTTCGTGGCGATCCCGATGGGCCTGCACCTGAGCACCGCCGGTTCCGGCGAGCAGACCGTGCAGGGCCTGCCCGCCCGTTCCCTCGACCCGATCTGCGACGAGCTGAAGAAGCAGGGCGGACCGTGGGCAGGTCTGGTCGAGGACGACGGCGGGAAGGCCTTGCGCGCGCTGTCGGCACAGCATCGCGCCGACCAGTTCGACGGGTACCTCGACGGCTACATCGACCAGGTATGGGAGAAATACGGCGGCACCAAGCTGACCGTCGACTCGCAGCGACCCGACCTGGGCACGTTCACCGGCCAGGTTTCGGGCGACACACTCACCTTCGACAACGGCGAGAGCTTCGGCAAACCCGTGACCGCCGACGTGTGGAGCTGCGACAGCGGCCCGTTCGCGATCGCCGGCGACGCCAGCGAGGCCCGTAAGGCGATCGTCCCGCGCCTGGCCGCCGCACTGAACCGCACCACCCTGCTGGACAACGCGAACCAGCCGGTGGACGAGGACCCGGCGAAGTTCTACCAGGCCGAGGCGACCAACCACTACGCGCGGATCGTGCACAGCAAGCTGCCGGACAACCGCGGTTACGCCTTCCCCTACGACGACGTCACGCCCGGGCCCGACTTCAGCGGCGCGGTCCAGGCCGGCGACCCGGACACGCTCACCATCACGATCAACGCCCTGCGCTGAGCACCGTCCTCATCCGGTGAGGTCGCCTTCGCGTTCGTTCACGGCCGCGTAGAAGTCCAGCTTCTCCTCGTCCACCTCGACCCCGAGACCGGGACCGTCGGGAACGCGGAGGCGGCCACCGGAGCACTCCAGCGGCGCGACGATGTCGTCCGCGTGCAGGTAGTACATGCTGTCGATGGCGCGGGACAGCACCGGGGTGCTGGCCACCACCGCGAGGTGCGCCGCGGTGGCGATGCCGAGTTCGCCGCCGCTGTGCAGGTTCATCCCGAGGCCGAACGTCTCGCAGTGCGCGGCCAGCGCCTTCGTCGCCGCGATCCCGCCCCATTTGTAGACGTCGCCGTGGATCACGTCGACCGCGCCGAGCCGCACGGCCGGGGCGAACTCCTCGAACCGGACCACGCACATGTTGGTGCACAACGGGATCCGCACCTTCTCCCGGACCTGGCTCATCCCTTCGATGCCCACGCACGGGTCCTCGAGGTACTCCAGGTCCAGCTCCTCCAGCGCGAGCCCGGCACGGATCGAGTCCGGCACCGACCAGGCCGCGTTCGGGTCCACCCGCAGCTCGACCTCCGGCAGGGCCCGGCGCAGTTCGCGCAGGATCCGCACGTCCCCGCGGACGTCCTTGGTGCCCTTCAGCTTCACCGCGGTGAAACCGCCCTCGGCGACGACCCTGGCGGCGTGCTCGGCCAGCCCGTCGGCGAGTTCGGCGCCCTCCGCCCCCGGCGCGTCGGCGCGGGTGATCAACGCGGTGATCGGCACCTCCGTCCGCACCGGGCCGCCGAGCAGGTCGGTCAGCGACTGCCCGGTGACGCGGCCGATCAGGTCCCAGCAGGCCACGTCGAGTGCGGCGAGGGCGGCGTAACCCAGGTAGCCGTGGAAGAACGGCACCATGTGGTGACGCCGGTGGAACGCCTCCAGCGCGAACGGGCTGGTGCCCACCAGCTCCGCGCCGAGTTTCCGGGTCAGCTCGGCGACCGGACGGCCCCACATGGTCTCGCCCCAGCCCTCGGCGCCGGTGTCCGTGCGCAGCCGCACCACGGTGCGGGTCTCCCCGGTCTTGGTCTCGAACGAGCTGGTGAACGGATTGGTCAACGGCAGGTTCACGACCCGCACGTCGACGTCGGTGATCTTCATGCCTCCCCTTCAGTGGACGCGTGGGTTTCCCGGGTGGCCAGGTCGAACGCCCGGATCGCCTCGGCCAGTGCGGAACCACGCCGGCCGAGCAGTGCGGTCCCGCCGGCGGCGGTGGCCGCGGTGGCGTCGTCGGTGCTGCCACCGGCTCGCGCCCATTCGCCGTGCCGCTCCACGGTGAGTCCCGGGTACGGCGGTTCGGCGAACAACGGCGGTGGCGTGACCGCGGGGCGTGGTGCCGGTTCCCGCACCAGGTCCGGATGCGCGGCGAGCATCAGCGACGTCTCGAACACGCCCGCGTGCCCCGGCGTTCCGGCGTCCGCGCCGAGCGAGAAGTAGGAGCACGCCGCCAGCGCCACGTCGGCACGCAGCGAATACTGCTTGACCGCCAGCCGCATGATCTCGTCGTTGCCGCCGTGGCCGTTCACGATCAGCACCCGGCGGAAGCCGCTGGTGGCCAGTGAGTCCAGGACGTCGTCGAGCACCGCCTGCAAGGTGGTGGCCCGCAGGGAGACCGCGGCCGCGAACAGGTGGTGGGGGCTGTGCCCGAACGGCAGCGCGGGCAGCCGGACCACGTCTGGGTCGCCGCACAGCCGCGTGAGCGCGTCGTCGACCACGGCCTCGGCGAGCATCGTGTCGGTGCCCATCGGCAGGTGGCCGGCGTGCTGCTCCTGCGAGCCGATCGGCAGCAGCGCGATCCCCGTCCGGGCCGCGGTGGCCGCTTCCCGCCAGGTCATCCTCGTCAGTTCCGGCATGTGGGCTCCCCTCGGGCGTCCGGTCGTGGCATCGTGACCGCATGAGTTCCGGCGAACGTCCGGCGCTGCGGCTGGCCCCGGCCCCGGCGCCGGGTCCCGCGGAGACCGTGCTCGGCGCGGTCGAACTGCTGCCCGGCCGGGTCCGGGCCGCGCTGCTCGACCTGACCGGCGCCGTGCGGTGGCGGGCGGAAGCGGCCTATCCGGCGGGCACCTCCGACCGCGGCGAGATCGACGCCGCGCTGGCCGCGGCGGTCCGCTTCCCCGCCACGCCGGCCGGGGTCGGGGTCGCCGCCGCCGGGCTGGTCGACGCGAGCGCGGGCGTGATCATCGAGGTGAACGAGGTGCCCGCGCTGCACGGGTACCCGATCGTGCCGGTGCTCGCCGGGCTGGTCGGCGCGGCGGTGCACGTCGAGCACCGCGCCCGGCTGCAGGTCCTGGGCGACCGCTGGTTCGGGCCCGGTCGTGGACGCAGCGCGTTCGCGTCGGTGTCCACCGGCGAGGTACTCGGCGTCGGGCTGCTCCACGACGGTGAAGTGCTCGCCCCGCCCGGCGGGCGCAGCGGAGCGCACATGACGGTCGCGGCGAGCGGCCGCCGGTGCACGTGTGGTGCGCGCGGCTGCTGGAAGACGGTGGCGACCACGCCGTGGCTGCGCGGCGAGGCACACCGGCGCGGGCTGCGCGGGCAGACGGTCCGGGAGCTGGCCGCCGCCGGGGATCCGCTGCTCGACGAGTACGCCGCGAACATCGCGCTCGGTCTGGTGAACATCCAGCAGCTGTTCGCGCCAGGGCTGTTCGTCCTGCACGGCGAGGCGGCCGACGGCGGCGAACGCTTCCGCGCCCGCATCGAGCAGCGGCTGCGCGAGGATTCGTCGTGGGCCACCGGTGCGCGGCCGCCGGAGGTCGTGGTCCACCCCGGTCCGGCCGACGACGTCGCGCTGCTGGGCGGCGCGGGCCTGGTGTTGTCGCGCCACTGAGTTCATGCCGTCACCCGGCGGCGCGCCTGCCGTGGATCGGGATTCGGGACCGCGTCCAGCAGTGCCCGCGTGTACTCGTGCTCCGGTGCGGCGAACAACCGCCGAGCCGGGGCGAGCTCGACCACCTTGCCCGCTCGCAGCACGGCGACGCGGTCGGCGATCTGCTGCACCACCGCGAGGTTGTGCGAGACGAACACGTAGGTCAGCCCGAACCGGCCCTGCAGGTCGGCGAGCAGGTCGAGCACCTGGGCCTGCACCGACACGTCGAGCGCGCTGGTCGGCTCATCGAGCACGACCAGCCGCGGCCGCAGCGCCAGCGCCCTGGCGACCGAGATCCGCTGCCGCTGGCCGCCGGAGAACTCGTGCGGATAGCGGTCCTGGACCTGTGGCGGCAGGCCCACCGCGTCGAGCAGCTCACCGACGCGCTCGCGCAGCTTCGCCCGGCCACCACGGCCGCGCATCCCGCGCTCGTGCGTGACCAGCGGTTCGGCCACCACGTCGGTCACCCGCCAGCGCGGGTTCATGCTGGAGTACGGATCCTGCAGCACCACCTGCATTTCCCGGCGCACCTTGCGCAATCGCGCGGCGGGCAGCGCGAACAGATCCGCACCGTCGAAGTGCACGCTGCCCGCGGTCGGCTCGGCCAGCCGCAGCAGCAACCGGGTCAACGTGGTCTTGCCCGAACCGGATTCCCCGACCACCGCGAGGGTTTCGCCGGTCCGCACATCCAGGTCGACACCGTCCACCGCGGCCGCCGCGCCGTACTCCTTGCGCAGCCCGCGGATCTCCACCAGGTTCGTCATGCCCGCTCCAGTTTCGGTGTGGCCCGCAGCAACTCCCGCGTGTAGTCCTCGCGCGGCCGCTCGAACACCTCGGTCACCTCACCGGACTCCACCACCTGGCCCGAGCGCAGGACCACCACGCGGTCGGCGACCTCGGCGACCACACCGAGGTCGTGCGTGATCAGCAGGATCGCCATCCCGTGCCGGCGTTGCAGGTCCACGAGCAGTTCGAGGATCCGGGCCTGCACGGTCACGTCGAGCGCGGTGGTCGGCTCGTCGGCGATCAGCACCCGCGGCCGCCCGACGAGCGCCATCGCGATCATCACCCGCTGGCGCAACCCGCCGGACAGCTGGTGCGGGTACTGCCCGGCCCGCCGCTGCGGATCCGGGATTCCGGCTTCCCGCAACGCTTCCACCGCGGCCGCCCCGGCCTGTGCCCGGGAGGCGCCCTGGTGTTTGCGCACCACTTCG carries:
- a CDS encoding mandelate racemase/muconate lactonizing enzyme family protein, producing MKITDVDVRVVNLPLTNPFTSSFETKTGETRTVVRLRTDTGAEGWGETMWGRPVAELTRKLGAELVGTSPFALEAFHRRHHMVPFFHGYLGYAALAALDVACWDLIGRVTGQSLTDLLGGPVRTEVPITALITRADAPGAEGAELADGLAEHAARVVAEGGFTAVKLKGTKDVRGDVRILRELRRALPEVELRVDPNAAWSVPDSIRAGLALEELDLEYLEDPCVGIEGMSQVREKVRIPLCTNMCVVRFEEFAPAVRLGAVDVIHGDVYKWGGIAATKALAAHCETFGLGMNLHSGGELGIATAAHLAVVASTPVLSRAIDSMYYLHADDIVAPLECSGGRLRVPDGPGLGVEVDEEKLDFYAAVNEREGDLTG
- a CDS encoding ATP-binding cassette domain-containing protein, translated to MTNLVEIRGLRKEYGAAAAVDGVDLDVRTGETLAVVGESGSGKTTLTRLLLRLAEPTAGSVHFDGADLFALPAARLRKVRREMQVVLQDPYSSMNPRWRVTDVVAEPLVTHERGMRGRGGRAKLRERVGELLDAVGLPPQVQDRYPHEFSGGQRQRISVARALALRPRLVVLDEPTSALDVSVQAQVLDLLADLQGRFGLTYVFVSHNLAVVQQIADRVAVLRAGKVVELAPARRLFAAPEHEYTRALLDAVPNPDPRQARRRVTA
- a CDS encoding ATP-binding cassette domain-containing protein encodes the protein MSALLEITDLRIEFRLATGTVTAADGVSLAVEAGQTLALVGESGSGKTVTALSVLRLNPEPPCVYAGGEVLLDGRDVLRLPEKDLRRIRGNDVAMVFQDPMTSLNPLKRVGAQVAEVVRKHQGASRAQAGAAAVEALREAGIPDPQRRAGQYPHQLSGGLRQRVMIAMALVGRPRVLIADEPTTALDVTVQARILELLVDLQRRHGMAILLITHDLGVVAEVADRVVVLRSGQVVESGEVTEVFERPREDYTRELLRATPKLERA
- a CDS encoding glycoside hydrolase family 64 protein, yielding MRVAFDDQSGAGETYAYITGTTLDNRLVILKADGTPYYPPSPGAAQTPLEEDCAIPLKSLSQVSVPKMAGARIYFALDTKLDFFVNPGPAMVHPNFLASEDPNYARDWSFVEFTFNDDVLFANISYVDFVAIPMGLHLSTAGSGEQTVQGLPARSLDPICDELKKQGGPWAGLVEDDGGKALRALSAQHRADQFDGYLDGYIDQVWEKYGGTKLTVDSQRPDLGTFTGQVSGDTLTFDNGESFGKPVTADVWSCDSGPFAIAGDASEARKAIVPRLAAALNRTTLLDNANQPVDEDPAKFYQAEATNHYARIVHSKLPDNRGYAFPYDDVTPGPDFSGAVQAGDPDTLTITINALR
- a CDS encoding creatininase family protein translates to MPELTRMTWREAATAARTGIALLPIGSQEQHAGHLPMGTDTMLAEAVVDDALTRLCGDPDVVRLPALPFGHSPHHLFAAAVSLRATTLQAVLDDVLDSLATSGFRRVLIVNGHGGNDEIMRLAVKQYSLRADVALAACSYFSLGADAGTPGHAGVFETSLMLAAHPDLVREPAPRPAVTPPPLFAEPPYPGLTVERHGEWARAGGSTDDATAATAAGGTALLGRRGSALAEAIRAFDLATRETHASTEGEA
- a CDS encoding alpha/beta fold hydrolase, encoding MAENRTVRVPVEGGELAVEVTGGGGAPVLAVHGVSSNCRLWNWLRAEAPELALVMPDLRGRAGSHRVAGTSSIRRHAEDLVRVLDALELEVVAVCGMSMGGFVAVELATRWPERVRGLVLVDGGLPMALPAGLTPEAVPAAFAPQLERVARRWDGVEDYLAYFCRANPLLDARDPLLRDCLEHDLEDGRVLLSREAVLADATDVFFGEHRWRELATPTEFVCAEWGAGKSTPPAYSAGALEGFRAEVPALGRPRRIAGADHAATIMTRAGAAVVGAALHDVLLRVR
- a CDS encoding ROK family protein, with product MSSGERPALRLAPAPAPGPAETVLGAVELLPGRVRAALLDLTGAVRWRAEAAYPAGTSDRGEIDAALAAAVRFPATPAGVGVAAAGLVDASAGVIIEVNEVPALHGYPIVPVLAGLVGAAVHVEHRARLQVLGDRWFGPGRGRSAFASVSTGEVLGVGLLHDGEVLAPPGGRSGAHMTVAASGRRCTCGARGCWKTVATTPWLRGEAHRRGLRGQTVRELAAAGDPLLDEYAANIALGLVNIQQLFAPGLFVLHGEAADGGERFRARIEQRLREDSSWATGARPPEVVVHPGPADDVALLGGAGLVLSRH
- the hpnH gene encoding adenosyl-hopene transferase HpnH, translating into MAMPLRQSIRLGGYLMKQKLRRNEKFPLLVELEPLFACNLKCGGCGKIAQPHTLLKQRMPVEQAVGAIEESGAPMVSIAGGEPLMHPQIDEITRQLLDRNKIVFLCTNALLLHKHIHKFTPHRNFAWMVHIDGLEERHDASVRKEGGFQAAVEAIKLAKDKGFRVMTNTTFFTGDTPQDVIDVLDYLNDLGVDNMQISPGYAYEKAPDQDHWLGVHQTRELFSKAFGGGNRKRWRLNHSPVFLDFIEGKRDLECTPWGIPSYSLLGWQRPCYLLDDGYAETYRELIETTDWDAFGRGKDPRCDNCMAHCGYEPTAVIATLGSLKETVRAAVGH
- a CDS encoding MarR family winged helix-turn-helix transcriptional regulator, yielding MPDSPASATPAGPAPEATAQAVRALARASRVLERSSAALNLAHYRVLAAISSGDERASRVARRLALGRPAISAAVDSLGKRGLVVRGDVDGDQRATALSLTPQGETLLAEAEAEMAVRVADLVSRTPDPEQMLLALRWLGSAIDEAVAERQDRR
- a CDS encoding lytic polysaccharide monooxygenase auxiliary activity family 9 protein, translated to MKANRKLVAALTGAALAPALVLISPAGIASAHGYINSPPSRQAQCAQGTVDCGQIKYEPQSVEGPKGLHDCSGGNAQYAELNDDSKGWEATPTGTTASFTWTFTARHATTNYEYYIGDEKVADIDGGGQQPPETVTHEVDLSGHTGRQTVLAVWNIADTSNAFYSCIDLQVG
- a CDS encoding long-chain-fatty-acid--CoA ligase; protein product: MSFNLATMLRESALAQPDKDFLRFPGGARTFAEVDGAAGAVAVALRARGLAPGDKVAVLLPNVPEFVVAYFGILKAGLVMVPLNPLLKAGEIAYHLADSDARLLIAADAVAQEAARALREVPAVEPVVVGDLDTGKWPESVTAFADLLAAGDDGELYPGAADDTAVLLYTSGTTGRPKGAELSHFSLYMTCTIGSETFGTVPDDVVLAVLPFFHVYGLSSILNASARNARTVSILPRFETGAVLAAIERDRITVMAGVPTMYHALAAADSSGYDTSSLRIGSSGGAPIPEQVLRAFEAKYGIPVLEGYGLSESASTATVNPGADNRKVLSIGKPIWGVQLRIVDDEGTPLPPGPEHVGEIVLRGHSITKGYYKRPEETAQAFRGGWFHTGDLAYADEDGFVYVVDRKKDLVIRGGFNVYPREVEELLYRHPAVAEAAVLGEPDERLGEEVVAVVSLKPGGHAEPDEIVAWAKERIAAYKYPRRVRIVPELPKGPTGKITKVPLRQSTADGPGRG